One genomic window of Geoanaerobacter pelophilus includes the following:
- a CDS encoding hemolysin family protein, with amino-acid sequence MFSTALYIVLVILLVLANGFFVASEFSLVAVRRSRVLTIVEEGTDNRAKTLLELVDNLNIYISATQLGITMSSLALGWIGEPAFARLLDVPLRGIVSVAARHTISFTLAFTAITVMHIVLGELAPKTLALERAEKVALAIAWPMRFFQKIFRWPIRFLDWAGIRTVRMVGLHSTVDHASVYTVDELRHLIDASQKSGNLEPEEQKLLHGIFEFSDAEVMEVMVPRNAFSALDVYATLDETKKAFRELGYSRLPVYREHLDSIVGVVFRRDIEPYLEQSIEQPFDLEKLVHPPMFIPATAQLSVALRQMQSARTHLAFAVDEYGGIEGIITLEDILEEIVGEIDDEFDEETQAQIVTEGETYLLDGMLTVRDVNQHLHLSLPEEDSYTTIAGFVLAQAGRLLNVGDSVEFGEMRFTVEALERRRIRRVRMSFAREPDQS; translated from the coding sequence ATGTTTTCAACAGCGCTCTATATTGTTCTGGTTATTTTGCTTGTGCTGGCAAACGGTTTTTTTGTCGCCTCAGAGTTTTCACTCGTGGCAGTACGCCGTTCGAGGGTCTTGACCATTGTCGAGGAGGGGACGGATAACCGTGCCAAAACCTTGCTGGAGTTGGTAGATAACCTTAACATTTACATCTCTGCCACCCAGCTCGGGATTACCATGTCATCGCTAGCTCTCGGCTGGATCGGCGAACCGGCGTTTGCCCGTCTCCTGGATGTCCCACTCCGGGGAATTGTTTCGGTTGCCGCCCGCCATACGATCTCTTTTACCCTTGCCTTTACAGCCATAACGGTAATGCATATAGTTCTCGGCGAACTTGCTCCCAAAACCCTTGCCCTTGAGCGGGCCGAAAAGGTTGCTTTGGCTATCGCCTGGCCGATGAGGTTTTTCCAGAAGATTTTTCGCTGGCCGATACGCTTTCTGGACTGGGCAGGCATCCGCACGGTGCGGATGGTCGGTCTTCACTCTACGGTTGACCATGCTTCAGTGTACACAGTTGATGAACTCCGGCATCTCATTGACGCTTCGCAAAAAAGCGGCAATCTGGAGCCGGAAGAGCAGAAACTTTTGCATGGGATTTTCGAGTTCTCCGATGCGGAAGTCATGGAAGTGATGGTTCCTCGCAATGCTTTCTCCGCATTGGATGTCTACGCCACACTGGATGAAACCAAAAAGGCGTTCAGGGAGTTGGGGTATTCGAGGTTACCCGTTTATCGGGAGCATCTTGACAGTATCGTTGGCGTCGTATTCCGGAGAGATATTGAACCATACCTGGAGCAGAGCATAGAGCAACCGTTCGATCTGGAAAAGCTGGTTCATCCGCCCATGTTCATTCCTGCCACAGCCCAGCTGAGCGTGGCTCTCAGGCAGATGCAGTCCGCCCGAACCCATCTGGCGTTTGCTGTTGACGAATACGGTGGGATCGAGGGAATAATCACCCTTGAGGATATCCTCGAAGAAATTGTCGGCGAAATTGACGATGAGTTTGATGAGGAAACGCAGGCTCAAATAGTAACAGAGGGTGAGACCTATCTGCTTGACGGGATGCTGACTGTGCGGGATGTCAACCAGCATCTGCATCTTTCATTGCCTGAAGAGGATTCTTATACCACTATTGCCGGATTTGTCCTTGCTCAGGCAGGACGGTTGCTAAATGTTGGGGACAGTGTCGAGTTCGGGGAGATGAGGTTCACTGTTGAAGCGCTGGAACGCCGGCGTATTCGCCGGGTTCGGATGTCTTTCGCTCGCGAGCCCGACCAGTCGTAA
- a CDS encoding magnesium transporter, giving the protein MNVIIGELFISSLLGKNAINDLGQDIGKLIDLVMVPGETFPIVSHIILKNRRGLCSASWEQISLFNRAVISVSMETADSLPLHTDADGEIFIKRDILDKQIVDVDGAKVVRVNDVKLGRFNDLLCIFSVDIGFRGLLRRLGYERFGDSIAGILKQQIPDNEISWQFVQPLEMHTSRLALTVARDQMKELHPADLADIIEQIPVTNIQTVLNTIDSETAGDTLYELEPEFRTKLIEQLGSEQASDILEEMAPDEAADVLADLPEEKAQELLGLMEADEAEEIQELMEHEEDSAGGFMNSEFLSIAGDMTIEDALRQVRLVAPDIDTVYYAYVLDDEDRLEGVVSLKDLLVTPANTVISELMEDNLKTVQVNSEPEEIYHLMTKYNLLAIPVLDEEGRMAGIVTVDDILQHFLPHLVRRKRHMYH; this is encoded by the coding sequence ATGAATGTTATTATTGGTGAACTGTTCATCAGTTCCCTGCTTGGCAAAAACGCCATAAATGATCTGGGGCAGGATATTGGTAAACTCATCGACCTGGTGATGGTCCCGGGTGAAACCTTTCCCATAGTATCCCACATCATCCTAAAAAACAGGCGGGGACTCTGTTCAGCATCATGGGAACAGATATCGCTCTTCAACCGGGCCGTAATCTCAGTCTCCATGGAAACAGCCGACTCACTCCCTCTCCATACAGACGCAGATGGTGAAATTTTCATCAAGCGCGATATCCTCGACAAGCAAATAGTCGATGTGGATGGCGCCAAGGTTGTGCGAGTCAACGACGTCAAGCTCGGTCGCTTTAATGACTTGCTCTGTATTTTTTCGGTCGACATCGGCTTTCGCGGCCTGTTGAGACGTTTGGGATATGAGCGGTTCGGTGACTCAATCGCCGGCATCCTCAAGCAACAGATTCCGGACAACGAAATCAGTTGGCAGTTTGTGCAACCTTTGGAAATGCATACTTCCAGGTTGGCCCTGACTGTTGCCAGGGACCAGATGAAGGAACTCCACCCGGCTGACCTGGCAGACATCATCGAGCAGATTCCGGTAACCAATATCCAGACAGTGCTCAACACCATAGACTCTGAAACTGCCGGCGATACGCTCTACGAACTGGAGCCTGAGTTCAGGACCAAGCTCATTGAGCAACTTGGCAGCGAACAGGCCTCAGACATTCTTGAGGAGATGGCCCCAGACGAGGCTGCCGACGTCCTGGCCGACCTCCCTGAAGAAAAAGCTCAGGAACTACTGGGACTGATGGAAGCTGACGAAGCCGAAGAGATCCAGGAGTTGATGGAACATGAGGAAGACTCCGCCGGCGGCTTCATGAACTCCGAGTTTCTCTCAATCGCCGGCGACATGACCATTGAAGATGCCCTTCGTCAGGTTCGGCTGGTAGCGCCGGATATCGACACCGTCTATTATGCCTATGTCCTTGATGATGAAGACAGGCTCGAGGGGGTTGTCAGCCTCAAAGATCTCCTGGTTACCCCGGCCAACACGGTCATATCTGAACTTATGGAAGACAACCTGAAAACAGTACAGGTCAACTCCGAACCGGAAGAGATCTATCATCTGATGACTAAATACAATTTGCTGGCAATACCGGTATTGGATGAAGAAGGCAGGATGGCCGGGATCGTCACGGTTGACGACATATTACAACACTTCCTGCCACACCTCGTACGTCGCAAGCGCCACATGTATCATTGA
- a CDS encoding Nramp family divalent metal transporter codes for MFTGISLMKFIKPLGQVNRKNILLFLAILGPGIITANVDNDAGGVTTYSLAGAHFGNSILWVMIPTMIALVVIQEMCARMGAVTGKGLSDLIRESFGVKVTFYVMVALLLTNLGNSVSEFAGIAASLEIFGISKYISVPAAGLLVWLLIVKGSYKLVEKVFLIACTVYIAYPIAAFMAKPNWGTIITATVVPTLNTDSAYLMTIIGVVGTTIAPWMQFYQQAAVVEKGITIEQYSFSRLDVFVGCIMAIVVAFFIVVACSSTIHTQGLKIETAADAALALKPLVGQYASTLFAFGLFNASLFAACILPLSTSYYVCEGMGWESGIDRNFKEAPQFFWLFTIIIILSAALILIPNAPLIKIMFLSQVVNGIMLPFVLVFMLILINNKRLMGRHCNGPVFNIIAWMTAIITILLTLLMTLDMIYPGSVAKIIS; via the coding sequence ATGTTTACCGGTATCAGTTTGATGAAATTCATAAAACCACTGGGCCAGGTCAACAGAAAGAACATCTTACTGTTCCTTGCCATTCTGGGACCTGGAATAATAACCGCCAACGTCGACAACGACGCCGGTGGAGTAACCACCTATTCTCTGGCAGGCGCGCACTTCGGTAACTCCATCCTCTGGGTAATGATACCGACAATGATTGCCCTGGTGGTGATCCAGGAGATGTGTGCCAGAATGGGAGCAGTTACCGGCAAAGGGTTGTCGGACCTGATCCGTGAATCGTTCGGCGTCAAGGTAACTTTTTACGTTATGGTCGCCCTGCTGCTCACCAACCTTGGCAATTCGGTTTCAGAATTTGCCGGCATTGCCGCCAGTTTAGAGATTTTCGGCATCAGCAAATACATTTCTGTACCAGCTGCCGGCCTTCTAGTTTGGCTTCTTATTGTGAAGGGCTCATATAAGCTCGTAGAAAAGGTCTTCCTGATCGCCTGCACGGTTTATATAGCTTACCCGATCGCAGCCTTCATGGCCAAGCCCAACTGGGGAACCATCATTACAGCTACCGTTGTGCCCACCCTTAATACCGACAGCGCCTACCTGATGACCATCATCGGCGTGGTCGGCACTACCATTGCGCCCTGGATGCAGTTCTATCAACAGGCCGCAGTCGTTGAAAAAGGGATTACCATTGAGCAGTACAGTTTTTCCCGCCTCGATGTCTTCGTCGGCTGTATCATGGCAATAGTTGTTGCCTTTTTTATTGTTGTTGCCTGCTCTTCGACCATTCACACCCAAGGTCTCAAAATCGAGACTGCTGCTGACGCGGCATTGGCGCTGAAGCCCCTTGTGGGGCAATATGCCTCGACGCTTTTTGCCTTCGGGCTTTTCAATGCATCCCTGTTTGCGGCCTGCATCCTGCCGCTATCAACCTCTTACTATGTCTGCGAAGGCATGGGCTGGGAATCGGGTATCGACAGAAACTTCAAGGAAGCTCCTCAGTTTTTCTGGTTATTTACGATTATTATTATTCTCAGTGCGGCACTGATCCTTATCCCCAATGCCCCGCTTATTAAAATCATGTTCCTGTCTCAAGTTGTCAACGGCATCATGCTTCCATTTGTCCTTGTCTTCATGCTCATCCTGATAAACAACAAGCGGCTCATGGGTCGTCACTGCAACGGGCCGGTTTTCAATATTATCGCTTGGATGACCGCCATAATAACCATTCTGCTAACCCTCCTCATGACTCTGGATATGATATATCCCGGCAGCGTCGCTAAAATAATCTCGTGA
- a CDS encoding DUF4124 domain-containing protein, with protein sequence MRILLASTLVLALLVAVDASCAVYMWEDEQGVTAFTEDYGKIPKKYRNKAKKVESDQPDDSAAPVADTQGTKAVVEPPVNLKGGSGATTPAKAEKKQLFGGKEESYWFNEFGKLKADLRSYKDQLDAINARLSNSGSMSRSEYKSLENTRKLLEEQEGAARKRFESLTDQANKAGVPQDLR encoded by the coding sequence ATGAGAATTCTGCTAGCTTCAACGTTGGTTCTTGCACTCTTGGTTGCTGTTGATGCTTCGTGCGCCGTTTACATGTGGGAAGATGAGCAAGGTGTTACTGCCTTTACCGAAGATTATGGGAAAATACCGAAAAAATACCGGAATAAGGCAAAAAAGGTTGAATCGGACCAGCCTGACGACTCCGCTGCACCGGTTGCGGATACTCAAGGGACAAAAGCTGTAGTTGAACCTCCAGTAAACCTGAAGGGAGGCAGCGGGGCGACAACTCCGGCAAAAGCTGAAAAAAAGCAGCTTTTCGGCGGGAAAGAGGAAAGCTATTGGTTTAACGAATTTGGCAAGCTGAAGGCAGACCTCAGATCTTACAAAGATCAGTTGGATGCGATAAATGCCAGACTTAGCAATAGCGGCTCAATGTCGCGTTCCGAGTACAAGTCTCTTGAAAATACCAGGAAACTCCTTGAGGAGCAGGAAGGTGCTGCGAGAAAACGTTTTGAGTCATTAACCGACCAGGCCAACAAGGCCGGGGTTCCTCAAGACTTGAGGTAA
- a CDS encoding histidine triad nucleotide-binding protein: MRDCIFCKIINGEIPAKKVFEDDRVVVIEDISPAAPVHLLIIPRKHFVNALDMLPTDCELVGHVFQVAAAIAREKGFAEKGFRVVNNNNAGAGQSVFHIHFHLLAGRDFIWPPG; the protein is encoded by the coding sequence ATGAGAGATTGCATCTTCTGCAAAATAATAAATGGTGAGATCCCTGCCAAGAAGGTGTTTGAGGATGACAGGGTTGTTGTTATTGAAGATATTTCGCCTGCGGCACCGGTACACTTGTTGATTATTCCGAGAAAGCACTTTGTGAACGCTTTGGATATGTTGCCGACAGACTGTGAACTAGTCGGCCATGTCTTTCAGGTAGCTGCAGCGATTGCCCGCGAAAAGGGTTTTGCTGAAAAAGGGTTCCGAGTTGTTAATAATAACAATGCCGGTGCTGGTCAGTCGGTATTTCATATCCATTTTCATCTGCTTGCCGGAAGAGACTTTATCTGGCCTCCGGGGTAG
- a CDS encoding TlyA family RNA methyltransferase: MKQAKERLDKVLVEQGLVPSRERARALIMAGMVIVGDHAAVKAGEQVLPDAVIRLKGEDHPYVSRGGLKLQKALDQFAIDVTGKIVIDVGASTGGFTDCLLQRGAGKVYAVDVGYGQLAWKLRQDERVINLEKTNIRYLEPAILDEIPDIAVIDASFISLDKILPHVIILIKPLATIIALIKPQFEVGRGEVGKGGVVRDESKHQEVVDKVKSLAGELGLKVKGVVESPITGPKGNREFLIYLGKSDQEGE, translated from the coding sequence ATGAAACAGGCAAAGGAACGGCTTGACAAGGTCCTTGTGGAACAGGGGCTCGTGCCGTCCAGGGAGCGTGCCAGGGCCCTGATTATGGCCGGAATGGTGATTGTCGGTGATCATGCTGCCGTCAAGGCCGGTGAACAGGTTCTTCCCGACGCTGTCATCCGTCTGAAAGGTGAAGACCACCCGTATGTCAGTCGCGGTGGTTTGAAGCTGCAGAAGGCGCTTGATCAATTCGCTATTGATGTTACGGGAAAGATTGTCATCGATGTCGGCGCATCTACTGGAGGTTTCACTGATTGCCTGCTGCAAAGGGGAGCTGGAAAGGTCTACGCAGTAGATGTCGGGTATGGGCAGCTTGCCTGGAAGTTGCGCCAGGATGAGCGTGTAATAAACCTGGAAAAAACCAATATCCGTTACCTTGAACCCGCCATTCTTGATGAAATCCCGGATATCGCAGTGATTGATGCTTCTTTCATCTCGCTCGACAAGATCCTTCCGCACGTTATAATTCTTATCAAGCCGTTGGCAACTATTATTGCCCTTATAAAACCGCAGTTCGAGGTTGGCCGCGGTGAAGTGGGGAAGGGTGGGGTGGTAAGAGACGAAAGCAAGCATCAGGAGGTTGTGGACAAGGTTAAATCCCTGGCTGGCGAGCTGGGTCTTAAGGTTAAAGGGGTTGTCGAATCGCCAATCACAGGTCCAAAAGGCAACCGCGAGTTTCTTATCTATTTAGGTAAATCCGATCAAGAGGGGGAGTGA
- a CDS encoding S41 family peptidase, whose protein sequence is MFKNRKIRFTAICLGAVLAFSVVVGIGSKGHTAPQGGDYESIELFTDVLAIVKKSYVEEVDTKKLIYGAINGMLASLDPHSSFMPPESYKEMKIDTKGQFGGLGIEISIKDGMLTVISPIEDTPAYKAGIKAGDQIIKIDDKYTKDLSINEAVKRMRGTKGTKVTLTIMREGFDKPKDFPLTRDIIQVKSVKYKTLDDGYGYVRLAQFQEKTDDDLAKALSALKSENGGTLRGLVLDLRNDPGGLLDQAVRVAEHFVPEGELIVYTEGREKESKVRYTSRKGSKEPGYPIVVLINGGSASASEIVAGALQDHKRGVVMGTQSFGKGSVQSLIELSDNSGLRLTTARYYTPSGRSIQAKGITPDITVEKVELAAAAEKKDAMHIREKDLENHFEDKDKEKEKDKDAKKEKLPLYKTDEQVKADYQLLRALDLLKGWEIIKKVMTTTGN, encoded by the coding sequence ATGTTCAAGAACCGTAAAATACGTTTTACCGCCATTTGTCTGGGCGCTGTACTAGCCTTCTCTGTCGTGGTCGGTATCGGCTCCAAAGGACACACCGCACCGCAGGGCGGCGATTATGAGTCGATCGAGCTGTTCACTGATGTGCTTGCGATTGTCAAAAAGAGTTATGTCGAGGAAGTTGATACCAAAAAGCTCATTTATGGAGCCATAAATGGTATGCTGGCCTCTCTTGACCCACACAGTTCTTTCATGCCTCCCGAGAGCTACAAAGAGATGAAAATTGATACCAAGGGGCAGTTCGGAGGTCTTGGTATCGAGATCTCGATCAAGGACGGCATGCTGACGGTTATCTCTCCCATTGAGGACACCCCTGCATACAAGGCTGGTATAAAGGCCGGAGACCAGATCATCAAGATTGATGACAAATACACCAAGGATCTGAGCATCAACGAGGCGGTAAAGCGGATGCGCGGTACCAAAGGGACCAAGGTTACTCTTACGATAATGCGTGAAGGGTTCGACAAACCCAAGGATTTCCCGCTTACCAGAGATATCATTCAGGTGAAGAGCGTCAAGTATAAGACGTTAGATGATGGTTATGGCTATGTGAGACTTGCCCAGTTCCAGGAAAAGACCGATGATGATCTTGCCAAAGCGCTGAGCGCATTGAAGTCGGAAAATGGCGGAACCCTGCGTGGACTGGTGCTGGATCTGAGGAACGATCCAGGCGGACTGCTTGACCAGGCGGTCCGGGTTGCCGAGCACTTTGTGCCGGAAGGTGAGCTGATTGTCTATACCGAAGGGCGCGAAAAAGAGTCAAAGGTGCGTTACACCTCTCGCAAGGGGAGCAAAGAGCCTGGTTATCCGATCGTGGTGCTGATCAACGGCGGCAGCGCTAGCGCGTCTGAGATTGTTGCCGGTGCTCTTCAGGATCACAAGCGGGGCGTTGTCATGGGGACTCAGAGTTTCGGCAAAGGTTCAGTTCAGTCATTGATTGAGCTTTCGGACAATTCCGGTCTTCGTCTGACAACAGCTAGGTATTACACTCCAAGCGGTCGCTCTATCCAGGCAAAGGGGATTACTCCCGACATAACTGTAGAAAAAGTTGAACTCGCAGCTGCTGCTGAGAAGAAAGATGCGATGCACATTCGGGAAAAAGACCTTGAGAATCACTTTGAGGACAAGGATAAGGAAAAAGAGAAGGACAAGGATGCCAAGAAGGAAAAGTTGCCGCTCTACAAGACCGATGAACAGGTAAAGGCTGATTATCAGTTGCTCCGTGCCCTCGATCTTCTGAAAGGCTGGGAAATAATCAAAAAGGTGATGACAACAACCGGCAATTAA
- a CDS encoding murein hydrolase activator EnvC family protein: MGRISLIVIVLVTGLAGLSIADVRDDLHGIKQEIREKKTELKKNKKLEKQVSGELSKIDQSLKQKEANLKALGNDLVKVERVLGKTGVEIVQATAAADKKRDQIRRRLVSLYKAGELGATRMFFSAESFPQMLENQRYMQAVLHSDQQLFAEYKSKIDQLKGLKNVLERDLAKKENIIASIASKKVEIEEEKAKKAAYLSKVRDKSKSQQASIKELEANARRLQAMMERLEANSRKSYNQKPSKKQALGEREPLPPVADKGFSAQRGRLAIPVKGDILAQFGRHKHPEFNSYTVNNGISIAAAKGTEIRSVFDGQVIFADYFKGYGNMVIIDHGGGYFSLYGHASRLNKKVGAQVARNEAIANVGDVDSSRGTMLYFELRHQGKPIDPAPWFR; this comes from the coding sequence ATGGGCCGAATATCACTTATCGTAATTGTTCTGGTTACAGGTCTTGCCGGTCTGTCTATCGCTGATGTGCGGGATGATCTCCACGGTATTAAACAGGAGATACGGGAGAAAAAGACTGAACTTAAAAAGAACAAGAAGCTAGAAAAACAGGTATCAGGCGAGCTGTCTAAAATCGACCAAAGCCTTAAGCAAAAAGAAGCAAACCTCAAGGCATTGGGGAATGATCTGGTTAAAGTTGAGCGGGTGCTGGGTAAAACTGGTGTTGAGATCGTGCAGGCCACTGCTGCCGCCGACAAAAAGCGTGACCAGATCAGACGCCGCCTTGTTTCATTATATAAGGCCGGGGAGTTAGGAGCTACCCGGATGTTTTTTTCTGCTGAATCCTTTCCTCAGATGTTGGAGAATCAACGTTATATGCAGGCAGTACTGCACAGTGACCAGCAGCTTTTTGCCGAATACAAATCCAAGATTGACCAGTTGAAAGGTCTCAAAAACGTTCTCGAACGTGATCTGGCAAAAAAAGAGAATATAATCGCCAGTATCGCGAGCAAAAAAGTAGAAATAGAAGAAGAAAAGGCTAAAAAAGCGGCATACCTCTCAAAAGTGCGGGACAAATCCAAGAGTCAGCAGGCATCCATAAAAGAACTGGAGGCTAATGCCCGCCGACTCCAAGCGATGATGGAAAGGCTTGAAGCAAACAGCAGAAAAAGCTATAATCAAAAACCTTCAAAAAAGCAGGCCCTTGGAGAACGTGAACCGCTACCGCCTGTTGCCGATAAAGGGTTTTCTGCTCAGAGGGGCCGATTGGCAATCCCGGTAAAAGGTGATATTCTTGCACAATTCGGGCGGCATAAGCACCCGGAATTCAACTCCTACACTGTTAACAACGGTATTTCCATAGCTGCTGCCAAAGGGACGGAAATAAGGTCAGTTTTTGATGGCCAGGTAATTTTCGCAGATTATTTTAAAGGGTATGGCAATATGGTAATTATTGACCATGGCGGCGGCTATTTCAGCCTCTACGGTCATGCTTCAAGGTTGAATAAGAAGGTCGGGGCGCAAGTCGCCCGTAATGAGGCAATTGCCAATGTTGGTGATGTCGATTCATCAAGGGGCACAATGCTTTATTTTGAACTTAGACATCAGGGAAAGCCGATCGATCCTGCTCCCTGGTTCAGGTGA
- the ftsX gene encoding permease-like cell division protein FtsX, whose translation MSGAKKMATRQRVSNPSVFGRLRYFIGRAVLNIKQNIFINLVTMLTIAIGLLIIAVFLLLLVNLEGVAHEWTRQVQVTVYLEKEPASQELSQIVSRIKSLQYTDSVNFITKEDALKRFRARLRGQESLMEGVTADLLPASIEITLKKGGRDSESVESFVSRLKQIPGVSEVQYGEEWVRKLTTFMQLARFVVTLIGGFLLISVLFIVSNTIKLTIYARKDELEILSLVGATRFFIKAPFLIEGIIQGFVGSLLALILLSASYYTFLYNAADFLRLTPTSSGLQFLPLSYLAVILFAGILLGFIGSLASLKRFITF comes from the coding sequence GTGAGCGGCGCTAAGAAAATGGCAACCCGTCAACGGGTATCAAATCCCAGTGTATTTGGGCGACTCCGCTATTTTATTGGCAGAGCAGTACTTAATATCAAACAGAATATATTTATCAATCTGGTGACAATGCTGACAATTGCCATTGGTCTTCTGATAATTGCCGTGTTTCTTCTCTTGCTGGTAAACCTAGAAGGGGTTGCTCATGAGTGGACCCGTCAGGTGCAGGTGACAGTCTATCTCGAAAAGGAACCTGCGTCTCAAGAGCTCTCACAAATTGTTTCCCGGATAAAGTCCCTCCAATACACTGATTCGGTGAACTTCATTACCAAAGAAGACGCTCTCAAGAGGTTCCGCGCCAGGCTGCGGGGCCAGGAGTCTTTAATGGAAGGGGTTACAGCTGATCTTCTCCCGGCCTCAATCGAGATCACTCTCAAAAAAGGGGGGCGAGACAGTGAATCAGTCGAAAGCTTTGTCAGTCGTTTGAAACAGATACCTGGCGTCAGTGAAGTACAGTACGGCGAAGAATGGGTAAGAAAGCTGACGACGTTCATGCAGTTAGCCAGATTTGTAGTAACTTTGATCGGTGGCTTTTTGCTGATATCGGTGCTTTTTATAGTTTCAAACACGATCAAGCTAACGATTTATGCGCGTAAAGATGAGCTGGAAATACTGAGTCTGGTTGGCGCAACGCGCTTTTTCATCAAGGCGCCCTTTCTCATAGAGGGGATTATTCAGGGGTTTGTCGGTTCTCTCCTGGCCTTGATTCTGCTTTCCGCCTCATATTATACCTTTCTTTATAACGCGGCCGACTTTCTCAGGCTAACGCCGACTTCTTCCGGGCTGCAATTTCTACCGCTTTCATATCTGGCAGTAATACTATTCGCCGGCATATTACTCGGGTTCATCGGCAGCCTTGCCTCTTTAAAGCGGTTTATAACTTTCTGA
- the ftsE gene encoding cell division ATP-binding protein FtsE: MIQLHNVSVSYQGDTALPGLNLHVHKGEFLFVTGASGAGKSTLLRLIFAGIQPNSGQILIDGQNLTRMTRTQVAMLRRSIGVVFQDFKLLPNRTVLENVALTLEVLGWNAKDISKKVYHTLKRVGLEHKINATPLKLSGGEQQRVAIARALVNEPKILIADEPTGNLDDLNKEQILEILRDANIRGTTVMVATHDRRYIEASHRDFIALEKGMIVEDTRERR; this comes from the coding sequence ATGATCCAACTCCATAATGTTTCAGTCTCTTATCAGGGCGATACCGCCCTGCCGGGTCTTAATCTGCATGTTCACAAAGGGGAGTTCCTGTTTGTCACCGGCGCTTCAGGAGCGGGTAAGTCAACATTGCTCAGGTTGATTTTTGCCGGCATTCAGCCAAATTCCGGGCAGATCCTAATTGATGGCCAGAACCTGACACGCATGACCCGAACTCAGGTTGCCATGCTACGTCGTTCTATCGGTGTTGTTTTCCAGGATTTCAAACTTTTGCCAAACAGGACTGTGCTCGAAAACGTTGCGCTAACCCTTGAAGTGCTTGGCTGGAATGCAAAGGATATTAGCAAGAAGGTTTATCACACGCTCAAGCGGGTTGGGCTTGAGCATAAGATAAATGCAACACCGCTGAAGCTATCCGGCGGTGAACAACAGCGAGTTGCCATTGCCAGGGCACTGGTTAACGAACCGAAGATACTGATTGCCGATGAACCGACCGGAAACCTTGATGACCTCAACAAGGAACAGATTCTGGAAATCCTTCGCGACGCGAATATTAGAGGAACAACAGTCATGGTGGCTACCCATGACCGCCGTTATATCGAGGCCAGTCACAGAGACTTTATCGCTTTGGAAAAGGGTATGATTGTGGAGGACACCCGTGAGCGGCGCTAA
- a CDS encoding type IV pilin protein — translation MRLARLLKGRKGFTLIELMIVVSIIGILAAIAVPNYRMGILRAQEAVLRENLYSIRTSIDQYYADQGKFPDSLTEMVDKKYLRVLPTDPFTKKNDTWQTMAPPQPTDGSKVEGSVYDVHSGSNLIGTTGTAYNEW, via the coding sequence ATGAGATTGGCCAGGCTGCTCAAGGGCAGAAAAGGGTTTACACTTATTGAGCTGATGATTGTCGTTTCGATCATCGGCATTCTAGCCGCTATCGCTGTGCCTAACTACAGAATGGGCATCCTTAGGGCTCAGGAGGCGGTCCTCAGGGAAAATCTCTACAGCATCAGAACTTCCATTGACCAGTATTATGCTGATCAGGGGAAATTCCCGGATTCCTTAACCGAGATGGTAGACAAGAAATATCTCCGCGTTTTGCCGACGGACCCTTTTACCAAGAAAAACGATACTTGGCAAACAATGGCTCCTCCCCAGCCCACGGACGGAAGCAAAGTGGAAGGGTCTGTTTATGATGTCCATAGCGGGTCGAACCTGATAGGAACAACTGGTACCGCTTATAATGAATGGTAA